In the Molothrus ater isolate BHLD 08-10-18 breed brown headed cowbird chromosome 30, BPBGC_Mater_1.1, whole genome shotgun sequence genome, ATTCTAGGACCCCCAAACACacccagagaccccaaaactGATCTGGCAACACCAAGACTTGTCCCAGTCTGCCAAGAAAGTCTTGGGAACCTCAAAACAAGACCAGGCACCCCGAGATATGGATCCCACCACACCCAGATTGATCTGAGCACCCCAATATCGTcctggcaccccaaaacaccccaggCAGCCTGGGATGAGCCCTCCCCCACTCCCCTTCCCCCTCAATTATCAACACTCCCGAATTTCCAAGGTTTTATTCCAGCAGCAAGCAGAACACCCAGGGGAGGCCCAGACCTCCCAGTTCCCACCTCCCCGTCCaagaggggacaatgggggggGTTGGAGCCCCCCGGGGGAGACTGGCACTGGCTCAGGTCGTCAGCAGAGGGTGCCTGGTGTCCTGTCGGGAGCTGGGGACCCCCGGGAAGGGGGCCAGGATGGAGGGGGGACACACCAAGGGCGGGGCTCAGCAGGTCAGGACATGGGGGACCCCCCCAGGAAGGGAATGGGCTCAGCTGGCCTGAACAAGGGGGATGCCCCACCAAAGATCCCCCCAGGACATGGACAGGACCCCCCAGGAAAGGGGACTCAGCCTGGACTTGGGGGGATCCCCGGGCAGGAAAGAGGGGACCTGGGGGAGGGCTCAGAATGTCAGGACATGGGGGACCCTCCCCCCCACCTCAGAAAAGGGGGTTCAGCTTGGGAGGATATGGGGGAACACCCTGAGAAGGGGAAGCCCAGGGGTCTCAGCTGGGCTGGACATGAGAGACCCCCAGGAAAGGGggagggctcagctgggctggacaTGGGGACCCCCTCTCGGGAAAGGGGGTTCGCTTGGCCAGGACTTGGGGGGACACCCTGGGGGGGGCAGGGAACATGGAGGAGCCCCCTGGGAAAGGGGGGGTTTGGTTTGTGTGGGCATGGGGGACACCCCAGAAAGTggggcccggggggggggggtcagcAGGTCAGGATTTAGGGTTTGCTCAGGAAAGAggggggctcagctcagccagcCAAGCCAAGGCCTAGGGGTCCCCCAGGAAAGGGGGTTCAGCTTTCCAGGATGTCGGAGGACTCGGACACGAGCTTCCCATCGCGGGTCTCAATCTTCTTGATGACGATGGCCCGGGATTTGAGGGGGGCCGTGCTCTCGGGGGGTGTGGGCGGCACCGAGTACCCTGAGCTGACCACGGCCCCCCCAAAcacccccccaaatccccccccaaaacctcccccgAGTCCACCTGTGGGGAagagggagcagctgtgagGAGGGGCACGGGGGGGCACCCAAAATCGGGGGGTTCTGGGGACCCCCCCAAACTCACCCAGGTACCCTGAAGGCTTGGTGTGGATGCTCAGGTTCtgcacagcagcctccagcctggGGGATCCGCCAGATAGGATCAGTGACGGGGTGGGGGATAAAGGACATGGCCTGGGGGGAAATCTGGGTGGGGGGAGGGTTGGAGGGGGTCCCCCAGACTGAGTGGTTtttgtgggaatccataaaatctTGTCATAGCAGCCCCATCCCGTTTGTGTCTGTATATAAACTGCCAGCGCACAGTTTTGGGGGGAGAGGAATAAGGGACATGGTCAAGAGGGGGGAATTTGGGACGTTCATGGGATGTGAGACATGGGACATGCAATGTCCGTGGGACATGAGATACCCACAGGGtatgggatgtgggatatgggatgtCCATGGGACATGGGATGACCACAGGGtatgggatgtgggatatgggatgtCCATGGGACATGGGATGACCACAGGGTACGGGATGTGGGACATGGGATGTCCATGGGACATGGGATGACCACAGGGTACGGGATGTGGGACATGGGATGTccatgggatatgggatatgggatatgggacgTGGGATGCCCTGGAATATGGGATCCTCGCAGGATATGGGACATGGAGTACAGAATGTTCATGATATCCAGGATGAAGGGCATGGTAAAGGGGATGCccatgggatttgggatggagcaTGGGACACCAGGTGTGAGATATGAATGCCCAGAGGttatgggatgtgggatgcagTGGGttatgggatgtgggatgtccatgggatctgggatttgggacTGGGGCTTCCCACCTGCTCTCCTCGCCCTCCAGCAACTTCCTGTAGGTCGCAATCTCGATGTCCAGGGCCAGTTTGACGTTCATGAGCTCCTGGTACTCCCGGAGCTGCCGGGCCAGGTCCTGCTTggcctgggccagggcccccTCCAGGTCAGCCAGCTTGGCCCGGGCGTccctcagtgccagctcccCGCGCTCCTCAGCCTCGGCCACGGCCGCCTCCAGCCCAAAGCGCTATGGGACAGGACACTGAGCCCAGCATCCCCCCGGACCAGTGTCCCCATCACCCAAAATCCCCAGTATCCCAATGTCCCTCgccccctcagtgtccccatgtccaaGTGCACCCAGTGTCCCAGTATTCCATGTCCTGTCATCCTCTGTGgtccagtgtccctgtgtcccagtaTTCCTCACCCCCCAGAATCCCTCATATCCCACTATGCCTCACCCCCCTTTTCCCACCAGTATTcccagccccccaaaatcccccacGTCTCCGAGCCATCGCTCTCTCCTCCCGTTTCCCGGATGACATGCCAAGGGATCCTCCGGAATCCAGTGTGGGGGttccctgggggtgctgggggatgTGTGGGGGAGGGGCAGGCCGTGTGCTTCCAAATTTCCATCCGAGTTGGACCCCAGACCTGGTTTTTCAGAGCTTCAATCTCTGCCTGGATCCGCTGGATGCGCCGGTTCAGCTCCTGGATCTGGCTGCGAGTCTGGCGCAGGTCGTCCCcctgcttcccagctgctgtctTCAGCTCCTCGTACTGGAGACACCAGACAGGGGTGGCAATGTGGGGCatcccccaaacccaccagTGCCCCAAAACTGGTAGGAAAAAGCTGGGATGTGGCCAAACTTGGAGGGATAGTCCAGGGTGGGATGCAGTAGgtctggctgggtttggggctgggatcttggagggatggagatgggggGACCCCCCTTTTtcaccagcaccccaaaaaaCTGGGATGGAAGAGCTGGGATGCAGTGGAGGCAGGAGGGATGCCCTGACAGGGATGTGGTAGCTCCAGTTGGAATTTGGGGGGTCCAGCTGGGTTTGGAACCGGGATCCTGGGGGAATGGAGATTGGAGGGACCCTTCTtttcccccagcaccccaaaatttgggaagagctgggatttgCCTGTATCAAGAAGGATGTTCCAACTGGGATCTGGGATCTCAGGGGATGGAGATGAGGGGACCCCTCTCTTCCCCTGCACACCAAAACCAGGGTGGAGAGAGTTGGGATGTGGCCACGCCAGGAGGGATGCTCCAGCTGGGATGCCATGGGTCCGATTTGGAGTCAGGGTCttggtgggatggggaggggggagccTAATTTTTCTACCAGCACCCCAAAAATTCAGCGGAAAGAGCCAGGATGCAGCGCTGCTGGGAGGGCCGATCCAGCTGGGATATGGCAGCTCTCATTGGGATGTGGTGGATCTGGCTGGGCTTGAATCTGGGATCCCAGTGGGATGAGGCCCCCCACTTTCCACCAGCATCCCAAAACGGAGGATGAAAGAGCCTGGGAAGTTCTGGCACTGGGATCTGCACCCGGAATGGAGATGgggcccctccctgccccgtgGCTCCCCAGGACTGGGATGATGCCAGGGGGAACACTtcaggctggatgtggcagctCCGGTTGGGTCTCAAGCCAGAATTTCTCCCAcgcagcagctgcttcctccagggcagggaggaagatgaggaggatgaggaggaggaagaggaggaggagaaggaggaggaaggatttggggcagggaggaggaggaagatgcaGCAAGGAGGAAGGTTCAGGAAGCAGGGAGGAGGTGACAAGGAGGAAGAAGGATTGAGgaacagggaggaggaggatggggcagggagggaggaggatgaaggCTTGGGAACTAGGAGTAGAATCGGGGAGCAAGGAAGAGGATGAAGACTTgagaagcagagaggaggaggaggaaaaaagctcagggcagggaggagaagtAGGAATAAGagaggatggggcagggaggaggatgaaggCTCAGGGtgtggaagaggaggaggaagttttagggagcaggaaggaggaggaagtgtcagggggaggaagaagaggaagaagaattagggaggaaagaggaggaggattaCTGGGTAAGCAAGGAGGAAGAAGGTTTGGGGAacaaggaagaggaggaagaggaggaggaggaggaggaagataaaggcttgggcagcagcagcagggggatGCTGTCCTGACCTTGACCTGGTAGAGGCCTTCAGCCTCAGCGCGGCTGCGGCCGGCGATGTCCTCGTACTGCGCCCGCACGTCCGCCAGGACCCCGGCCATGTCCAGCTGGCGGCTGTTGTCCATGGACACCACCACGGCCGTGTCCGACACCTGCGCccgcagctcctgcagctcctgcacacacagggggTGCCTTTAGCAGGGGGGCACCCCCTGAATCCAGGCACCCCCAATCCCAGGCACCCCCAAACCTCCTCATAGAGCTGCCGCAGGAAGTTTATCTCGTCCGTGAGGCTCTCCAGGCGTGATTCCAGCTCCACCTTGGACATGTAGGCTTCATCCACGTCCTGCAGGAACACCCCTGTCACCCCCTGttcccagcaccccagggacccccacaGCAACCCCTTGGTCTCAGGGACTCCCCCTATGTCGGGGTCCCCCCTCAGTGTCGGGGTTCCCCCACCTTTTTGAGCAGGACAAACTCGTTCTCCTTCTCCGTGCGGTGGTTGATCTCCTCCTCATacctgggcagggggacacaAGGATGGGGGGAGACAGGGGCACATggagaaatgggaatgggggacatggggacagggggaacGTGGGGATATGGGaatgggggacatggggatatGGGAATGGggtgacatggggacagggatatGGAGACAGTAGGGAGGGGACATGGTGACAGGGGGGACATGGGTCtatggggacattgggacagGGAGGGATATGAGGATGGGAGGACATGGGAACATGGGGACACAAGGGGATGGGAGGACATGgggaggtggggacagggggacaaagggacaagGTGATGGGAGGATGTGGGGACATAGAGAGGACTTACAccagggatgtggggacatGAGGATACAGGGAGACCCAGGGACATGGTGGGGACATCGAaggccatggggacagggggacacggggatgaAGGGACATGGGGGTGAGGGCACACAGGGTGGGGACACAGGCATATGTGGGGGAACACTCGGGGACACAGACGTGCCCTTGAATTCCtccaggaggctgcaggtgtGGCGTGGGTGGCATTGGGGGGCTACAAGGTGGCATTGGGGTGTTGTGGAGGGGTCTGGGGAGACATGGGGGTACCCGGGAGATTtaggggacatttggggacactGACTTGGCCTTGAACTCCTCAACCAGCCCGCGGACGTGGCCGAGCTCTGCGCGCAGCCGCTGCCGCTCCTGCCCGAGCGCCTCCAGCTGCCGCCGCAGGGTCCCCGCGTAGCCCTCGAGGAGCCCCCCCAGGCTGCTGCGGGGAGGGGGCTGTGCCCGCAGGAGCCCCCATTTGGTCTCCAGGAGtttgttctgctgctccaggaaccGCACCTGCGGACAAGGaacagcaccccaaaaccagccaaaatcaccccaaaatcacacCTGGGGGAAAGCAGGATCAGGGGCACTCCCATACCtcaaaatcaccccaaatcacctccaccccaaaatcacacCTGGAGGAAAGGGGGTCAGAAGCAATGCCACTCCCCAGAATCACCTCAAAATCACTCGACATcccaaaattaccccaaaatcacccctgcaccccaaaatcccacttGGGCAAAAGCAGGATCTGGGGCACTCCCATACCTCAAAATCAGCCCAAAAACACCTCCACCCCCAATTCATAcctgggggaaagggggaaaagggaatcAGAACCCCAAAACTACCCCCAAATCACCTCTGGGGGAATGGGttgggctggagaggggcatGGAGtggaagggggggggggggggcagggggaagaTTTGGGGTCCTGAGGCAAGCTGGAGTCTGTGTGTCCTTGGGTAACTCAGGAGGGGGTTCAGAGTGTCCCCAAAAGGGGGTGTCACTGTCTCTGAGGGTCTCAGAAAGTCCCCAAAGGTGCTCAGGAGGTCCCAGCTGATCCAGAGGGTCCCTGAAGGGCACCCAGAAGGGCttctcagtgtccccaggggtcTCAGGAGGGCCCCAAAGATGCTTGGGACGTCCCATCTGAGACTCAGGGGGTCCCAGAGAAGGTCTCAAGTCCCCAAGGGTACAGAAGTCCCCAGAGATGTTCAGGAGGTCCCAGGGTGGTctcaatgtccccaggtgtcccaagACGTCCCAGGTGCCCCAGGAGGTCCCAGAAGCCAGTCCCCAGGGTGGTCCCACCCCTCCTCGgggtccccccagccccaccttgtCGATGAAGGCAGCGAATTTATCGTTGAGGGTCTTGatctgctccttctcctcccggcgcagctcctgcagctcggGATCCACGGCCACGTCCAGCGGCGCCAGGAGACTCCGGTTGATGGTGACGGCCGTGATGCCCGCGCCCGGCACCCACGAGGGTCCCCCGAGCCCCCCGGAGCCGCCCCGGAGCCCCCCGTAAGGGCCGAGGGCCGGGGCCGTGCTCATCCTCAGCGCCGGAGCGGCCGTGAAGGAGCGGGATGAGAAGGAGCGGCCCGGAACGGCCGAGCTGCTCCGCAGCGGCTCCCGGGGGATGGAGACCGACATCTGAGAGGGGAGAGTGGGaacagaggctgcagagagcctGCCAAGTGCTCGGGAGGTGCGAAAGGAGGGCGGCTGGAGGATGAGGAAGCTGGAGAAGATTGGGAGGAGGTTGGAAGATGGGAAAGGAGATACGAGGGAGTTTGGAAAGAGGTTGGAAAGTGGATGAAGAAGGTCGGGGATGGTTGGAAGAGGgttggaggaggctgagggggatgaggaggctgcagggaggatggagaaGGTTagaaggaggatgaggagaTTGGTGCAAGTTTGGAAGAGGGTTGGAGAAGGTCCTCAGCTGAGCAGGACGAGGACGACTGGAGGAGGCTTAGGACGGCTGGAAGAGGCTGAAGAGGCTCAGGATGATGAGGACGGCTGGAGCAGGttggagaaggctgaggaggggaaggcCGAAGGCCGCGCTCGGGGCAGGGAGGCTCCGGCGGCAGCCCCGGCAGGACCGGCCGGACGGGTCGGGGCAGGACGGGCCCGGCCGGGCGGAGCGGCCGGGCGGGTTCCGGGCGCCTTCCCGGTTTGGTTCCCGGGTTGGTTCTCGGGTTTATCCCAGAGCCGGGGGAGGAGAAGCGGGGGGAGGGACCGGAGCTTTAACCCCTTCGGGACGTGGGATTGGCGGGATCACCGGGATCCACAGGCATCGGGACGGGAGGGTACGCGGGGGTGGGCTTACCCCAAAATGCgggtccctgtgctccccatcCCCCTCTGTGCCCCTTCCCGAAGGAGGAGACCCACCAAGACTCCCTAGggagtgtccccagcccttccccaccgtgtccccacACCTGAGTCTCCTAATCTGAGTCCCTGACTCCATGTCACCAAGTCCTGTCACCCAGTTTGGGCCCCCGACCCCAGTCCAGATCCCCCCAGTCTCAGCCCCCAACCCCTGACCCAAGCCCATGTCCCCAGCTTGTCCCCCAGCCTGGGTCTCCAGACCACTGTCAccaccctgtgtcccccagtctgCATCCCCAGCACCACATCCCCAATCTGTGACCCCAAACTATTCCCACAACCCCTGaacccagcccctgtccccaaaTCACAACATGGGACTCCAGTCACATCACTCCAAATCTAGCCTCAGACCTGTCCCCAGGCTTCACCAgggcctgtccccagtgccaaaCTCAGCAGCAAAATAGgaaaaacatccccaaaatggcatgggatggatggatggatggatggatggatggatggatggatggatggatggatggatggatggatggatggatggatgtgaGTTCAGGTGAGGtcaggtgtgtgcaggtgggTCTGACAGGTGCCATTGTGTGCAGTGGTGTCTCCTGCCCAGACTTGCCCGGCACGAGGGCGGCACAcgctgggcactgggagggcgGCACCCACGGGTTTGGGATCCCGCAGCTGGGATCTAGAGGgagcttccttccttccttccttccttccttccttccttccttccgccacttccttccgccacttccttccgccacttccttccgccacttccttccgccacttccttccgccacttccttccgccacttccttccttccttccttccttccttccttccttccttccttccttccttccttcctcccttcctccctcccttccctccgccacttccttccttccttccttccttccttccttccttccttccttccttccttccttccttccttccttccttccttccttccttccttccttccttccttccttccttccttccgccacttccttccttccgccacttccttccttccgccacttccttccttccgccacttccttccttccgccacttccttcctccctcccttctttcccttcctcccttcttttccttccctcccaaatCCATCCAGATTCCACCCGGGGGGAGTCAATAGGtctgagcagcccagccctaCAGGGAGGGTCTCAAGCCCCCCCAGACCTGCAATGCCCAGGAGGGAACACGATCTGCtcccccctctgcccccccaGGGGCTCCCaccacctccagctccctccctaAATCCCGCCCGTCTTATCAGGAAGGAATTTCCAGAGATAACCCTGGAAGGGGGGGTAGGGTAGGTCCCAGACCCTGCAGGACACTGCCCCAGACCCCCAAGACCACCCAAGGAGCAGTGGGGACCCCCTAAGCCCTTGACGGCCCCAGCTGAGCCCCCCATCACCATCAgatggggacactgaggcacggagggacacggggggaaCACGGGGTGGCCGTGAGGTGACGGGGGGATGGGGGACGTTATGGGCATGGGGGGGACtcagggggacacggggggacacgaGGAGTGGACACTGGGGGATAGCGGGTGACACGCGAGGGACACACTGGGGGGATGTGGGGGACACCGGGGGctcacagggacatgggggacatttGGGGCAAGTGGGAGGGGGAACacggcggggcggggggacaCGGGTGGGACACGTCACCCACCCGGAACGCCCGGAATGTTCCTGATAAGGcccagggtgggagcagccccgacacccccgcccctcccccatGCCCTtcagggggtcccagggggtcCCCAAAGAGGGACGAGGCCGCTGCACCCCGGGCGGGACCCCCTGGGACCCTCGGGTCCGGCACCTCAGGGACCCCGCggggaaaatggagaaaaaataaggGAAACGGGGCAAaaagggggagaagggggagacGGGGCAGAACAGGATAAAATTGGGCATAagtgggggaaaatggggaaaaattggGCAGGAATGGGGCAAAACAAAGGGAATGGAAGGGAAGGAATGGGGCAAAGCGGAGAAAAACATGGGTGAAAAGGGAAATTGGAGAAAAAGGGGAAGGACAAAATGGgcagaaatggcaaaaaaaaatggGGTGGAAACCAGCAAAACTGGACAGAGATGGGGCAAAATCGGGCAACAAGGGATAAATGGGACATGAATGGGATAAAACAGGGCAAGATCAGGCAAAAAGGGTTAAAGTGGGACTAGAATGGGATAAAATGGGCAAAATGGGATAAATAGGGCAAAAACTAGTAAAATGGGACAGGAATGGGGTAAGACAACAAAATGAGGCAAAACAGCAAAATGGGAAGATTTTGCATAAATAGagtaaaatgaagcaaaaagaCAGGAATggaggaaatggggaaaatgagaaatgggCAAAAATaggacaaaaagaaataaagcaaggCAGCGATGGCTCAAAAGTGGGCAAAAATGAGTAAACGGGATATGAACAGGGCAAAATAGGACAAAATGGggcaaaatggggaaaacagagcagaacaggCCAGGAATAGAGTAAAACAGGGGGTCTCAGgtcaggcaggggctgcagcagtgcaaagATTAGTAGGGTGATGTGGGGCTGGCTATGGTGACCTGAAAAGGTGTGGGGCTGACCCTGCCCCACATCCCACAGTTCTGGGGCCAAGTCCTACTCCTTCGTCCCCCACCCCACAGTTATGGGGTCGATGCCATCATTCTGAACACACATCACAAATTCTGGGTCAGATACCCATCCCTCCAACCCTCATCCTACAAGTTCTGGGGCTgattcctttccctctgccccccaccccagaGTTCTGGGTCATACCCCTTTCCACCCACCCTGCACCCCACAAGTTTTGGGGTTGATTCCCTTTCCCTTgccctgcatttcccatttctgGGTCAGACTCCCAAACCTCTGCCTCACATCCCACGAGTTTTGGGGCTGATTATTTTCCCTCACACCCCACTCCTCAGGTTTTGGGGCCGGTCTCCGCAGGAACAAAGCCCTGGGCCGGCTCCAGCCGCACCTTCCCTTCCCGGGAGCGAGGCCGTGGGGAGGTgccgcggggccgctcccggcTATAAATCCCGGCCAGAATTCCCGCCCGGAATTCCATCCGTGCGTCCGTCCGTGCTACTCTCGGGCTCCCGCCGTCGTGCCGCCGTCCCCATGAGCTTCTCCCGCCGCACCGTCTATTCCAGCTCCGTCCGCTCCGGCGGGATCGGGACCCTCGGGACCCCCGGGATCGCCCCCGGCCGCCGCTTCGCCCCCCTGGGCAGCGCCGCGAGCGTGTAcgcgggggcggggggcgcggggtCCCGGATCTCCGTCACCCGCACCCTGAGCAGCGCCGGGGGCGCCTTTGGGGCCGGTTATGGGGCCGGTCTGGGGGGCAGCGTCCTCCTGGGGGGCTCCGGGACCGTGGCCAACGAGAAGGAGGCGATGCAGGACCTCAACGACCGCCTGGCCACGTACCTGGAGCAGGTGCGGAGACTGGAGCGGGAGAACCGGCGCCTGGAGACCCAAATCCGGGAGTTTATGGCCCAAAAGGGACCCAGCGCCCACGACTGGAGCCCCCAGTGGGAGCTGATAGAGGAGCTACGGGACAAGGTGGGCGCGCGGGGGGGGGTTGGGGTTAAACATTaactggggagggagagggaaagagcTGAACTTTGTATCTGTGGGAGGTCTGTACGTCCCTGGGAGGGCGTAGGGGGGCTTGGGGAGGTCTGTAAGTCCCGTGggtggggggctgggggggggggggggttctCCCCACGGGGGGAGCGAAGGGACGTGACCAAGGCCACCGCGGTGGGGCAGTGTCGAAGGAGTCCCCCCTCCATTCTTACTCCGATTTTTGGGTAAATTAgacccccccgtgtccccaaagCCCCTCCTGGAGCCTCCTCAAGGTGACCGGCACCCCtccccccccacacacacacacctaggcccccccgccccgcccccaCCCTGGGCTATCGCAGCTTTTCCGGGGCGAggccctgcagggaaggggggCTGGGGAAGTCACCCTGCCACGGCGACGGTGAcacgtgtccctgtgtccctgcgTCCCTGcgagtgtccctgtgtctgcGTGTCCATGTGTCCCCCTCACCTGTACCCCCCATATCCATGTGGTCACCTGTGTCTGTGTCTccgtgtctgtgtgtgtccACCCGTGTCCCCTcatgtccgtgtgtccctcCACACGTCCCCCATCCGTGCACCCCCATGTCCAcgtgtgtccccctgtctgtgtCTCCCCATGCCCCCCCCCCATGAGTCCCCATTTCCCCGTGTCCACTTGTGTCCGTGTCCCCATGCCcatgtgtccatctgtccctgcATGTCCGTGTGCCCCCTGTATCCACGGGTGTCctcgtgtccccatcccagatCCTGGAGAGCACAGTGGAGAATGCACGCACTGTGCTGCAGATTGACAACGCTCGTCTGGCGGCCGACGACTTCCGGGTCAAGTGAGGGAGGgatactggggatactgggaatactgggagtAAATGAGGGTGGGAACATGGCAGGAGTGACATGGGAATGAGGATGGAGTGAGAatggggatggaaatggggGTGGGAATATGATGGAAGAGAGGGTGGAGATGGGGTGGAAAtaggggtgggaatggggatggggtggAAATGGAGTTGGAAACAAGGTGGGAATGGAGATGGGAATAGGGGTGGGATTGGGTAGGACTGGGGATGAAGATGGAGGGGGGATGAGGGTGAGGATGGGGGTGTgaatgaggatgaggatggggacaaGATGGGGATGAAGACAAGGACAAGGATGGAAACGGGGATGGGAATGCGGATAAGGATGGTGAGGGAGATGGGATGGAGACCAGCATGGAAacaggagtgggaatgggaataggGTGGAAATGGATGGAGATgtggatggggatggggactaGGGAGAGAACAGGTGGCAATGggagtgaggatgaggatgggatggggactgAATGGGGATGGGTGGGAAGGAGGTGGGTACAGGGAT is a window encoding:
- the LOC118697324 gene encoding LOW QUALITY PROTEIN: keratin, type II cytoskeletal 8-like (The sequence of the model RefSeq protein was modified relative to this genomic sequence to represent the inferred CDS: inserted 3 bases in 2 codons), giving the protein MSVSIPREPLRSSSAVPGRSFSSRSFTAAPALRMSTAPALGPYGGLRGGSGGLGGPSWVPGAGITAVTINRSLLAPLDVAVDPELQELRREEKEQIKTLNDKFAAFIDKVRFLEQQNKLLETKWGLLRAQPPPRSSLGGLLEGYAGTLRRQLEALGQERQRLRAELGHVRGLVEEFKAKYEEEINHRTEKENEFVLLKKDVDEAYMSKVELESRLESLTDEINFLRQLYEEELQELRAQVSDTAVVVSMDNSRQLDMAGVLADVRAQYEDIAGRSRAEAEGLYQVKYEELKTAAGKQGDDLRQTRSQIQELNRRIQRIQAEIEALKNQRFGLEAAVAEAEERGELALRDARAKLADLEGALAQAKQDLARQLREYQELMNVKLALDIEIATYRKLLEGEESRLEAAVQNLSIHTKPSGYLGEFGGVPRTPRFWVPPRAPPXTAAPSSPQVDSGEVLGGDLGGCLGGPWSAQGTRCXPTPPESTAPLKSRAIVIKKIETRDGKLVSESSDILES